A region from the Tsuneonella mangrovi genome encodes:
- the pspB gene encoding envelope stress response membrane protein PspB, producing the protein MDLDGFFVAACFIAIPWIVLHYITRWKTAATITTDDEALLEELYSLAKRLDERMDTVERLVASDNADFRPARLMHDREVDNAPLEELERMMAEKKGARS; encoded by the coding sequence ATGGATCTCGATGGATTTTTCGTCGCGGCCTGCTTCATCGCCATTCCGTGGATCGTGCTCCACTACATCACACGGTGGAAGACCGCCGCGACCATCACCACCGACGACGAGGCGCTGCTGGAGGAACTCTACAGCCTCGCCAAGCGGCTCGACGAACGGATGGATACGGTCGAGCGCCTCGTCGCCAGCGACAACGCCGACTTCCGCCCTGCACGCCTGATGCACGATCGCGAAGTCGATAACGCTCCGCTCGAAGAGCTCGAGCGCATGATGGCCGAGAAGAAAGGAGCCCGCTCGTGA
- the pspA gene encoding phage shock protein PspA produces the protein MGIFSRTRDIIAANFNDMLDKADDPAKMIRMIILEMEETLVEVRASAARTIADQKEMHRNTVKLDRLQADWAEKAQLALSKDREDLARAALVEKKKAADLSDQLKQEIGVLDDALRAYEQDIHKLQVRLREARSRQTAIAARLESAENRVKLRSLMTNERTDDALARFDQLERRVDYAEGRADALSIADSSGKPTLADEIAALAGSDKIDEELEEMKRALGKGGNDDKAKTKGE, from the coding sequence ATGGGCATCTTCAGCCGCACCCGGGATATCATCGCGGCCAACTTCAACGACATGCTCGACAAGGCCGACGACCCGGCCAAGATGATCCGCATGATCATCCTCGAGATGGAGGAGACGCTGGTCGAAGTCCGCGCGAGCGCCGCACGCACGATCGCCGACCAGAAGGAGATGCACCGCAACACCGTCAAACTCGACCGGCTCCAGGCCGACTGGGCGGAAAAGGCGCAGCTGGCGCTGAGCAAGGATCGCGAAGACCTCGCCCGCGCTGCGCTGGTGGAAAAGAAGAAGGCCGCCGACCTGTCCGACCAGCTCAAGCAGGAAATCGGCGTGCTCGACGACGCGCTGCGCGCCTACGAGCAGGACATCCACAAGTTGCAGGTCCGCCTGCGCGAGGCCCGCAGCCGCCAGACGGCGATCGCCGCGCGGCTCGAAAGCGCGGAGAACCGCGTCAAGCTGCGCAGCCTGATGACCAACGAGCGGACCGACGACGCGCTCGCCCGGTTCGACCAGCTCGAACGCCGGGTCGACTACGCCGAAGGCCGTGCCGATGCACTGAGCATCGCCGACAGTTCCGGCAAGCCGACCCTCGCCGACGAAATCGCCGCCCTCGCGGGCAGCGACAAGATCGACGAGGAACTCGAAGAGATGAAACGCGCGCTCGGCAAGGGCGGCAACGACGACAAAGCCAAGACGAAGGGGGAATAA
- the pspF gene encoding phage shock protein operon transcriptional activator, with the protein MERENQFIGQSGAFLDAVERTSRAAPMQRPVLVIGERGTGKELIAERLHRLSNRWDEPLVTMNCAALPETLIEAELFGHEAGAFTGATRARAGRFEEADKGTLFLDELGSLSMQAQERLLRAVEYGEVTRIGSNRPLRVDVRIVAATNEDLPGLAAQGKFRSDLLDRLSFEVITLPPLRVREGDIGVLAEYFGRRMASELRWENWPGFADHVWDQMENHPWPGNVRELRNVVERAVYRWDDPESPIGHIVFDPFDSPWKPSPPATRTAGEREAGAAAPSTPRAPDLDAVDDLRAAVEAHERQIVEHALGRHRWNQRQTAKALGLTYDQLRHCIKKHGLTDDG; encoded by the coding sequence ATGGAGCGCGAGAACCAGTTCATTGGCCAGTCCGGCGCCTTCCTCGATGCGGTCGAGCGGACCAGTCGTGCCGCGCCGATGCAGCGCCCCGTGCTGGTGATCGGCGAGCGCGGGACGGGCAAGGAACTGATCGCCGAACGTCTGCATCGTCTCTCCAACCGGTGGGACGAGCCGCTCGTCACGATGAACTGCGCGGCGCTTCCCGAAACGCTGATCGAGGCCGAACTGTTCGGCCACGAAGCCGGTGCGTTCACCGGTGCTACCAGAGCGCGCGCCGGAAGGTTCGAGGAAGCCGACAAGGGGACGTTATTTCTCGACGAACTGGGTAGCCTGTCGATGCAGGCGCAGGAACGGCTGCTCCGCGCGGTCGAATACGGCGAGGTTACCCGGATCGGATCGAATCGCCCCCTGCGGGTCGATGTGCGGATCGTCGCCGCCACCAACGAGGACCTGCCCGGCCTCGCCGCGCAGGGAAAATTCCGCTCCGACCTGCTCGACCGGCTGAGTTTCGAGGTCATCACTCTGCCGCCGTTGCGGGTGCGCGAAGGTGATATCGGCGTGCTCGCCGAATACTTCGGGCGGCGCATGGCATCGGAACTGCGGTGGGAGAACTGGCCCGGCTTTGCCGACCACGTTTGGGACCAGATGGAAAACCATCCCTGGCCGGGCAACGTGCGCGAGCTGCGCAACGTGGTCGAGCGGGCAGTCTATCGCTGGGACGATCCGGAAAGCCCGATCGGGCATATCGTGTTCGATCCGTTCGACAGCCCTTGGAAGCCGTCACCGCCGGCCACCCGCACTGCCGGAGAGCGCGAAGCGGGGGCGGCAGCCCCGTCCACGCCCCGTGCGCCCGATCTCGATGCGGTCGATGATTTGCGCGCCGCGGTCGAAGCGCACGAGCGGCAGATCGTCGAACATGCGCTGGGTCGCCATCGCTGGAACCAGCGACAGACCGCCAAGGCGCTGGGGCTGACGTATGACCAGCTGCGGCACTGCATAAAGAAGCACGGGCTGACCGACGACGGCTAG
- the rimP gene encoding ribosome maturation protein RimP: MADIARLVELIEPEAKALGFELVRVKMMPSEAGDGGQALQVMAEDPATGQLVIDQCAALSRRVSDVIDAREEAGEVLVEGAYHLEVSSPGVDRPLTRSKDFSEWAGHEAKISMAKGWDGQRSLRGLLVGIAGDNVTIEDRKAGEVTVPLAQIHSAQLVLTDALIAATQPIDASGAEEVFETEED; the protein is encoded by the coding sequence ATGGCCGATATCGCGCGCCTTGTCGAACTGATCGAACCCGAAGCCAAGGCGCTCGGCTTCGAACTCGTGCGCGTGAAGATGATGCCGTCCGAAGCCGGCGACGGCGGGCAGGCGCTGCAGGTCATGGCGGAAGATCCCGCCACCGGCCAGTTGGTGATCGATCAGTGCGCAGCGCTGAGCCGCCGCGTGTCCGACGTGATCGACGCGCGCGAGGAAGCCGGCGAAGTGCTGGTCGAGGGTGCCTATCACCTCGAAGTTAGCTCACCCGGAGTCGACCGCCCGCTGACCCGGTCGAAGGACTTCAGCGAGTGGGCCGGACACGAAGCGAAGATCAGCATGGCCAAGGGCTGGGACGGCCAGCGATCATTGCGCGGGCTGCTTGTCGGCATCGCCGGTGACAATGTCACCATCGAAGACCGCAAGGCGGGCGAAGTGACCGTCCCGCTTGCACAAATTCATTCCGCGCAGCTCGTCCTCACCGACGCGCTGATTGCAGCCACCCAACCGATCGACGCCAGCGGCGCCGAAGAAGTATTCGAAACAGAGGAAGACTGA
- the nusA gene encoding transcription termination factor NusA, with translation MASAISANKAELLAIANAVASEKMIDKAIVIEAMEEAIQKSARNRYGAENDIRAKLDPQTGDLRLWRVVEVVEEVEDYFKQVNLEQAQKLEPGSQLGDFIVDPLPPVDLGRIDAQSAKQVIFQKVRDAERERQFEEFKDRAGEVITGVIKSVEFGHVIVNLGRAEGVIRRDQQIPREAARVGERVRALITKVERNNRGPQIFLSRAHPDFMRKLFAQEVPEIYDGIIEIKAAARDPGSRAKIGVISRDSSIDPVGACVGMKGSRVQAVVQELQGEKIDIIPWSEDTATFVVNALQPATVSRVVLDEEDGRIEVVVPDDQLSLAIGRRGQNVRLASQLTGHQIDIMTEEEASEKRSKEFAERSKMFEEELDVDETLSQLLVAEGFTELEEVAYVQLDELATIEGFDEELAEELQSRAIEALERHEAAARTERRELGVEDDLAEIPHLTEAMLVTLGKAGIKTLDDLADLATDELIAKKREAPRRRQSATADGPPMRRDRQQRPEDKGGVLGEYGLSEEQGNEIIMAARAHWFEDEEEAPAASTDGPDTQEAADADSPQ, from the coding sequence ATGGCCAGCGCAATTTCCGCCAACAAGGCCGAGCTGCTCGCGATCGCCAACGCGGTCGCTTCGGAGAAGATGATCGACAAAGCGATCGTCATCGAAGCGATGGAAGAGGCGATCCAGAAGAGCGCCCGCAACCGCTACGGCGCGGAGAACGACATTCGCGCCAAACTCGACCCGCAGACCGGCGACCTGCGCCTGTGGCGCGTCGTCGAAGTGGTCGAGGAAGTCGAGGACTACTTCAAGCAGGTCAATCTGGAGCAGGCGCAGAAGCTCGAGCCGGGTTCGCAACTGGGCGACTTCATCGTCGATCCGCTGCCGCCGGTCGACTTGGGTCGGATCGATGCGCAAAGCGCCAAGCAGGTGATCTTCCAGAAGGTCCGCGATGCCGAGCGCGAGCGCCAGTTCGAGGAATTCAAGGATCGCGCGGGCGAAGTCATCACCGGGGTGATCAAGTCGGTCGAATTCGGCCATGTGATCGTAAACCTTGGCCGCGCCGAAGGCGTGATCCGCCGCGACCAGCAGATCCCGCGCGAGGCCGCCCGCGTGGGTGAGCGCGTCCGCGCGCTGATCACCAAGGTGGAACGCAACAATCGCGGGCCGCAGATCTTCCTCAGCCGTGCGCACCCCGATTTCATGCGCAAGCTGTTCGCGCAGGAAGTGCCCGAAATCTACGACGGCATCATCGAGATCAAGGCCGCTGCCCGCGATCCGGGCAGTCGCGCCAAGATCGGCGTGATCAGCCGCGATTCGAGCATCGACCCGGTCGGCGCGTGCGTCGGCATGAAGGGCAGCCGTGTGCAGGCGGTGGTGCAGGAACTCCAGGGCGAGAAGATCGACATCATTCCGTGGAGCGAAGACACCGCGACTTTCGTGGTCAACGCGCTCCAGCCGGCCACTGTCAGCCGCGTCGTGCTCGACGAGGAAGACGGGCGGATCGAAGTCGTCGTGCCTGACGACCAGCTCAGCCTCGCGATCGGTCGCCGCGGCCAGAACGTGCGCCTCGCCAGCCAGCTGACCGGTCACCAGATCGACATCATGACCGAGGAAGAAGCCTCCGAGAAGCGCAGCAAGGAATTCGCCGAGCGCTCGAAGATGTTCGAGGAAGAACTCGACGTCGACGAAACGCTCAGCCAGCTGCTCGTCGCCGAGGGCTTCACCGAGCTCGAGGAAGTTGCCTACGTCCAGCTCGACGAATTGGCGACGATCGAAGGCTTCGACGAGGAACTCGCCGAAGAACTCCAGAGCCGTGCAATCGAAGCGCTTGAAAGGCACGAAGCTGCTGCGCGCACCGAACGCCGCGAACTGGGTGTGGAGGACGACCTCGCAGAGATTCCGCACTTGACAGAGGCGATGCTCGTCACGCTCGGAAAGGCGGGGATCAAGACGCTCGACGATCTCGCCGACCTCGCGACCGACGAACTCATCGCCAAGAAGCGCGAAGCGCCGCGCCGCCGCCAGTCGGCCACCGCCGACGGCCCGCCGATGCGCCGCGATCGCCAGCAGCGCCCCGAAGACAAGGGCGGCGTGCTGGGCGAATACGGCTTGAGCGAAGAGCAGGGCAACGAGATCATCATGGCTGCCCGCGCGCACTGGTTCGAGGACGAGGAAGAGGCGCCTGCCGCTTCCACCGACGGACCCGACACCCAGGAGGCCGCCGATGCGGACTCCCCACAATGA
- a CDS encoding DUF448 domain-containing protein produces the protein MRTPHNERLTPDIADAAQGKAAKALPERRCILSGETDARDKLVRLAISPDGVVLPDPLAKAPGRGAWIGVDRAELEAAMAAGKGGGRLKGALARAFKGAALSVPDDLSQRVEDALTRTLLDRLGLEMRAGYLILGSDRIAETARAGAIDLLLHAADASSDGSRKLDQAWRVGREREGSGETGVTLPLDRAALSVALGRDNVVHMALADPGAAARVSLALERLMHFLGGEKAAPNGGAPGDRQTATTD, from the coding sequence ATGCGGACTCCCCACAATGAGCGCCTGACGCCCGACATCGCTGATGCCGCACAGGGCAAGGCCGCCAAGGCCCTGCCCGAGCGGCGCTGCATCCTCTCCGGGGAGACCGACGCGCGCGACAAGCTCGTGCGGCTGGCGATCTCGCCCGACGGTGTCGTGCTGCCCGATCCGCTGGCCAAGGCCCCCGGCCGCGGCGCGTGGATCGGGGTCGACCGAGCCGAACTCGAAGCGGCGATGGCTGCCGGGAAAGGCGGCGGCCGCCTCAAGGGCGCGCTTGCCCGCGCGTTCAAGGGCGCGGCGCTTTCGGTTCCCGACGACCTGTCGCAGCGGGTGGAGGATGCCCTGACGCGCACATTGCTCGACCGGTTGGGTCTCGAAATGCGCGCCGGCTACCTTATCTTGGGTTCGGACCGGATCGCAGAGACGGCCCGGGCCGGGGCCATCGACCTGCTGCTGCACGCTGCCGACGCCAGCTCTGACGGTAGCCGCAAGCTCGACCAGGCATGGCGGGTCGGGCGCGAACGCGAAGGCTCGGGCGAAACCGGGGTGACCTTGCCTCTGGACCGGGCGGCGCTGTCTGTGGCATTGGGCCGCGACAATGTCGTCCACATGGCGCTCGCCGATCCCGGCGCGGCCGCGCGGGTCTCCTTGGCCCTCGAGCGCCTGATGCATTTCCTTGGCGGCGAGAAAGCCGCGCCGAATGGCGGAGCACCGGGGGACCGGCAAACCGCGACGACCGATTGA
- the infB gene encoding translation initiation factor IF-2 has protein sequence MSDSNDTPRTRKPLGLKRSVDAGEVKQTFSHGRTNKVAVEVKRRRKLVKPGEEAAAPPPPPPPPPPAAEEPKPKAAPKKPAAPKETPQERVARLQREAEEERLRLAEEARKRDEQDARKREEDEKRRAEANREAEEEAERQAAEEAKRAAEAPAEADDTGDAESGGAAPSPRRFTPVARPEPKRPAEKEAKKKDDKRSRGDDRGERTDKRRSGKLTVTKALNEDEGRRARSLAALKRARERERRAQGGPQQKREKQVRDVIVPEAITVQELANRMAEKGADLVKALFNMGMMVTVNQTIDQDTAELLVEEFGHNIERVSESDVDINTTEDTDPEETLKPRPPVVTIMGHVDHGKTSLLDALRGTDVVKGEAGGITQHIGAYQITTKGGEKITFLDTPGHAAFTEMRARGANVTDIVVLVVAGDDGIMPQTIEAINHTKAAGVPMIVAITKSDAGEYNAQKIRERLLEHEVIVESMSGEVQDVEVSAKTGAGLDELIEKITLQAELLELKARPDRDAEATVIEAQLDKGRGPVATVLVTRGTLKRGDTFVVGTESGRVRALIDDKGKQIKEAGPSMPVEVLGLGGVPGAGDQLTVVENEQRAREVAQYRQEKATEKRTALAPTSFDTMFNNLQSNVIEYPVVVKADVQGSVEAIVNALHSISNDEIKVRVLNAGVGAITESDVTLAAASKAPIIGFNVRPNPKARDLVKRDGVRMMYYDVIYHLTEEVAKEMAGELGPERIEHVVGRAEVKQVFPAGKRDKAAGLLVEEGVIRKGLHARLTRDDVIVSATTIASLRRFKDDVDEVRAGLECGVVLEDTNDIKPGDQLEVFEVEERERTL, from the coding sequence ATGAGCGATAGCAACGACACCCCGCGCACCCGCAAACCGCTTGGCCTCAAGCGGTCGGTGGACGCAGGCGAGGTCAAGCAGACCTTCAGCCACGGCCGCACCAACAAGGTGGCGGTCGAGGTCAAGCGCCGCCGCAAGCTCGTCAAGCCCGGCGAGGAAGCGGCTGCCCCGCCTCCGCCGCCGCCCCCTCCGCCGCCTGCAGCCGAGGAGCCCAAGCCCAAGGCTGCGCCGAAAAAGCCGGCAGCGCCCAAGGAAACCCCGCAGGAGCGGGTTGCCCGCCTGCAACGCGAAGCCGAGGAAGAACGGCTGCGGCTGGCTGAAGAGGCCCGCAAGCGCGACGAGCAGGACGCCCGCAAGCGCGAGGAAGACGAGAAGCGTCGCGCTGAAGCCAATCGCGAAGCGGAAGAAGAAGCCGAACGCCAGGCAGCCGAAGAGGCCAAGCGCGCGGCGGAAGCACCGGCCGAAGCGGACGATACCGGCGACGCCGAGAGCGGCGGAGCCGCACCGTCTCCGCGCCGGTTCACTCCGGTTGCCCGCCCCGAGCCCAAGCGCCCGGCGGAAAAGGAAGCCAAGAAGAAGGACGACAAGCGTTCGCGCGGCGATGATCGCGGCGAGCGCACCGACAAGCGCCGCTCGGGCAAACTGACCGTTACCAAGGCGCTCAACGAAGACGAAGGCCGTCGTGCGCGCAGCCTCGCTGCCTTGAAGCGCGCCCGCGAACGCGAACGGCGTGCCCAGGGCGGCCCGCAGCAGAAGCGCGAGAAGCAGGTCCGCGACGTGATCGTGCCAGAGGCAATCACGGTGCAGGAACTCGCCAACCGCATGGCCGAGAAGGGCGCGGACCTGGTGAAGGCGCTGTTCAACATGGGCATGATGGTCACCGTCAACCAGACGATCGACCAGGACACCGCCGAGCTGCTGGTCGAGGAATTCGGCCACAACATCGAGCGTGTTTCCGAAAGCGATGTCGACATCAACACCACCGAGGACACCGATCCGGAAGAGACGTTGAAGCCGCGTCCGCCGGTGGTGACGATCATGGGCCACGTCGACCACGGCAAGACGAGCCTGCTCGACGCGCTGCGCGGGACCGACGTAGTGAAGGGCGAGGCCGGCGGCATCACCCAGCACATCGGTGCCTACCAGATCACCACCAAGGGCGGCGAAAAGATCACTTTCCTCGATACCCCGGGCCACGCCGCGTTCACCGAAATGCGCGCCCGCGGTGCCAATGTGACCGACATCGTGGTGCTGGTCGTGGCGGGTGACGACGGGATCATGCCGCAGACGATCGAGGCGATCAATCACACCAAGGCGGCCGGCGTTCCGATGATCGTTGCGATCACCAAGAGCGACGCTGGCGAATACAATGCACAGAAGATCCGCGAACGCCTGCTCGAGCACGAAGTCATCGTCGAATCGATGAGCGGCGAGGTGCAGGACGTGGAAGTCTCGGCCAAGACCGGGGCGGGCCTCGACGAACTGATCGAGAAGATCACGCTGCAGGCCGAACTGCTCGAACTCAAGGCGCGGCCCGACCGTGACGCCGAGGCGACGGTGATCGAGGCTCAGCTCGACAAGGGCCGCGGCCCGGTTGCGACCGTGCTCGTCACGCGCGGTACATTGAAGCGCGGCGACACGTTCGTCGTCGGAACCGAGAGCGGCCGCGTGCGCGCGCTGATCGACGACAAGGGCAAGCAGATCAAGGAAGCCGGCCCGTCGATGCCGGTCGAAGTACTCGGCCTCGGTGGCGTTCCAGGTGCGGGCGACCAGTTGACCGTGGTCGAAAACGAACAGCGCGCCCGTGAAGTCGCCCAGTATCGCCAGGAAAAGGCGACCGAGAAGCGCACCGCGCTGGCCCCCACCAGCTTCGACACGATGTTCAACAACCTCCAGTCGAACGTCATCGAGTATCCGGTGGTGGTAAAGGCTGACGTGCAGGGTTCGGTCGAAGCGATCGTCAATGCGCTTCACAGCATCTCGAACGACGAGATCAAGGTGCGCGTGCTCAATGCGGGAGTCGGTGCGATCACCGAAAGCGACGTGACACTGGCGGCGGCCAGCAAGGCTCCGATCATCGGCTTCAACGTGCGCCCCAACCCGAAGGCGCGCGACCTCGTGAAACGCGATGGGGTGCGGATGATGTACTACGACGTCATCTATCACCTGACCGAGGAAGTCGCGAAGGAGATGGCGGGCGAGCTCGGGCCGGAGCGGATCGAGCATGTCGTGGGCCGGGCCGAGGTCAAGCAGGTGTTCCCCGCAGGCAAGCGCGACAAGGCGGCCGGGCTGCTGGTCGAGGAGGGCGTCATCCGCAAGGGGCTGCACGCGCGGCTTACCCGCGATGACGTCATCGTTTCGGCGACCACCATCGCATCGCTGCGGCGTTTCAAGGACGACGTGGACGAAGTCCGCGCAGGCCTCGAATGCGGCGTGGTCCTCGAGGACACCAACGACATCAAGCCGGGCGACCAGCTCGAGGTGTTCGAGGTCGAGGAGCGTGAGCGCACGCTGTGA
- a CDS encoding PaaI family thioesterase — MTLEKDALGHAHAELMGVEFDSFDREREEVTLRFHAPDSFITPRGSVQGGLIAGFLDELMGWAHVWATDQAEAPLYLEISMTLLKPVPAGPLFGKGRVVRRGKRVIFLEGELFDPTGNLLARSTSTAIPTPRPVADR, encoded by the coding sequence GTGACACTGGAGAAGGACGCCCTCGGCCACGCTCATGCCGAGCTGATGGGCGTCGAATTCGACAGCTTCGACCGGGAGCGTGAGGAAGTCACGTTGCGCTTCCACGCGCCGGACAGTTTCATCACCCCACGAGGCAGTGTGCAGGGCGGGCTGATCGCCGGGTTCCTTGATGAGTTGATGGGCTGGGCGCACGTCTGGGCGACCGACCAGGCCGAGGCACCGCTCTACCTTGAAATCAGCATGACCCTGCTCAAACCAGTCCCTGCCGGACCACTGTTCGGCAAGGGCCGCGTCGTGCGGCGCGGCAAGCGGGTGATCTTCCTGGAGGGCGAGCTGTTCGATCCCACGGGCAACTTGCTTGCCCGGTCGACCAGCACCGCGATCCCCACGCCGCGTCCGGTTGCAGATCGATGA
- a CDS encoding DUF1697 domain-containing protein, translated as MTRYVALLGSINVGGNRLKMADLREALEREDFESVETVVASGNVLFDHDERPSDGLAEKLAWVVGDRFGIDTFAAVRTKTELEQVLAESPFAGASEDKLVHVHFLAGQPTRAQFDRLVADHAGRGSEKLAPGTRALHIDFTDGVAGSKLTSTFIERRLGYKGTARNFRSIARIIEKFA; from the coding sequence ATGACACGCTACGTCGCCCTGCTCGGATCGATCAATGTCGGCGGGAACCGGCTGAAGATGGCCGATCTGCGCGAGGCGCTCGAGCGCGAAGATTTCGAAAGCGTGGAAACGGTGGTCGCCAGTGGCAATGTGCTGTTCGACCACGACGAGCGGCCTTCGGATGGGCTGGCCGAGAAGCTCGCCTGGGTCGTCGGTGACCGGTTCGGCATCGATACATTCGCTGCCGTGCGCACGAAGACCGAACTGGAGCAGGTGCTGGCGGAAAGTCCGTTCGCCGGAGCTAGCGAAGACAAGCTCGTGCATGTCCACTTCCTCGCCGGCCAGCCGACGCGCGCTCAGTTCGATCGCCTGGTTGCCGATCATGCCGGGCGCGGGTCCGAAAAGCTTGCGCCGGGCACCCGCGCGTTGCACATCGATTTTACGGACGGCGTGGCGGGCAGCAAGCTGACAAGCACCTTCATCGAGCGTCGGCTCGGCTACAAGGGAACGGCGCGCAACTTCCGTTCGATCGCAAGGATAATCGAGAAGTTCGCCTGA
- the rbfA gene encoding 30S ribosome-binding factor RbfA → MARNQSTPEQQSVRVLKVGERVRHILSELLARGEAHDDVLTAHSVSVTEVRMTPDLRNAIAYVKPLLGIDETDVLKALRTNTAFFQREVAKRLGLKFAPKLQFRPDESFDEADRIEKLLSDPRVTRDLDDA, encoded by the coding sequence ATGGCCCGCAATCAGTCCACTCCCGAGCAGCAATCGGTCCGCGTCCTGAAAGTGGGCGAGCGGGTGCGGCATATCCTCAGCGAGCTGCTCGCCCGCGGCGAAGCGCACGACGATGTGCTGACGGCGCATTCGGTCTCGGTCACCGAAGTGCGGATGACGCCGGACCTCCGCAACGCCATCGCCTATGTCAAGCCGCTGCTCGGGATCGACGAGACCGACGTGCTCAAGGCGCTGCGCACCAACACCGCGTTCTTCCAGCGCGAAGTTGCCAAGCGGCTCGGCCTCAAGTTCGCGCCCAAGCTGCAGTTCCGCCCCGACGAGAGCTTTGACGAAGCCGACCGGATCGAGAAGCTGCTCAGCGACCCGCGCGTTACGCGCGACCTCGACGACGCATGA
- a CDS encoding GNAT family N-acetyltransferase, whose translation MSNEADWQLRTFRTGDMGLITARQSILYGEGYGWGRSMEALIGEISSAFLRNFKDGREQCWIAERDGQMLGAVFLVEDDAETARLRLLHVEPEARGMGIGSALVHQCTDFAREAGYHRIVLWTHAVLHSARRLYAAEGYVLTGSETHDDFGKPEVSEHWLLELA comes from the coding sequence ATGAGCAACGAGGCCGATTGGCAGTTGCGGACCTTTCGCACAGGCGACATGGGATTGATCACCGCCCGCCAGTCGATCCTCTACGGTGAAGGCTATGGCTGGGGTCGGTCGATGGAGGCGCTGATCGGCGAGATATCCAGCGCGTTCCTGCGCAATTTCAAGGATGGTCGCGAGCAATGCTGGATCGCCGAGCGCGACGGCCAGATGCTAGGCGCAGTCTTCCTCGTCGAGGACGATGCCGAAACCGCGCGCCTGCGCCTGCTCCATGTCGAACCCGAAGCGCGCGGGATGGGCATTGGCAGCGCGCTGGTCCATCAGTGCACGGACTTTGCCCGTGAGGCGGGTTACCACCGGATCGTGCTCTGGACCCACGCAGTGCTGCACAGCGCGCGGCGGCTTTACGCTGCGGAAGGATACGTGCTCACGGGCAGCGAAACCCATGACGATTTCGGCAAGCCCGAAGTCAGCGAACACTGGCTGCTCGAACTCGCCTAA
- a CDS encoding YceI family protein: MRSIAVLPALLLIAATPVSHHYSLDPEGSDVSARVAFFFLGHKDAGFPKMSGSISLVPGDPRDIKLDVTLDARALIAGDSVTLKRLKSDKFFWVDKYSTIRFVGDSMKLTSPREAQVSGTLTARGVTRPETLSVAFDRPPKDMQGAEPISFTATTTIDRREFGMTAYSLIVGRNVDITIKARMVPDRTG; encoded by the coding sequence TTGCGTTCCATCGCCGTGTTGCCGGCCCTGCTGCTGATTGCGGCGACGCCGGTTTCGCATCACTATTCGCTCGATCCCGAAGGGAGCGACGTCTCCGCGCGAGTGGCGTTCTTCTTCCTCGGCCACAAGGACGCCGGGTTTCCCAAGATGAGCGGCAGCATCTCGTTGGTGCCCGGTGATCCACGGGACATCAAACTCGACGTTACGCTCGATGCACGGGCCCTGATTGCAGGCGATTCGGTCACGCTCAAGCGGCTCAAGAGCGACAAGTTTTTCTGGGTCGACAAGTATTCCACGATCCGTTTCGTCGGCGACAGCATGAAGCTGACAAGTCCCCGCGAAGCGCAAGTATCGGGCACCCTCACCGCACGCGGAGTTACCCGGCCCGAGACGTTATCCGTGGCGTTCGATCGTCCTCCGAAGGACATGCAGGGAGCCGAGCCGATTTCGTTCACTGCAACCACCACGATCGACCGGCGAGAATTCGGGATGACTGCCTATTCGCTGATCGTAGGGCGCAATGTCGATATCACGATCAAGGCACGGATGGTGCCTGACCGCACCGGTTAG
- a CDS encoding thymidine kinase, with protein sequence MAKLYFYYASMNAGKSSTLLQAAFNYGERDMRVSLWTAAIDDRPGFGAISSRIGLASDAHRFQADTDIAGRVLEEHEEAELACVLVDEAQFLTREQVWQLAGLADRHGIPVVCYGLRTDFQGELFPGSAALLGIADALVELKAVCHCGRKATMNLRVDASGKAVKQGAQTEIGGNDRYVALCRKHFTQALQ encoded by the coding sequence ATGGCCAAGCTCTATTTCTATTATGCGAGCATGAACGCAGGCAAGAGCAGCACGCTGCTGCAGGCTGCGTTCAACTATGGCGAGCGCGATATGCGAGTCAGCCTGTGGACGGCTGCGATCGATGACCGGCCCGGGTTCGGCGCGATTTCCAGCCGGATCGGCCTCGCCAGCGATGCGCACCGGTTCCAGGCGGACACCGACATCGCCGGGCGGGTGCTTGAGGAACACGAGGAGGCCGAACTTGCCTGCGTGCTGGTCGACGAAGCACAGTTCCTCACAAGGGAGCAGGTCTGGCAACTCGCCGGACTGGCCGACCGGCACGGCATCCCGGTGGTGTGCTACGGCCTGCGGACCGATTTCCAGGGCGAGCTGTTCCCCGGTTCGGCTGCTCTGCTCGGGATTGCCGATGCACTCGTCGAGCTCAAGGCGGTGTGCCACTGCGGGCGCAAGGCGACGATGAACTTGCGGGTCGATGCCAGCGGTAAGGCGGTGAAGCAGGGCGCGCAGACCGAGATCGGCGGCAACGACCGCTATGTCGCGCTGTGCCGCAAGCATTTCACTCAGGCGCTGCAATGA